Proteins from a genomic interval of Acidobacteriota bacterium:
- a CDS encoding BlaI/MecI/CopY family transcriptional regulator: protein MTEFKDLRPTDAELQLLKILWERGPSTVREVHEALNQTKPTMYTTVLKTLQIMTEKRLVQRDEQQRAHVYRAAIERESTQRKIVSDLMERLFDGSARQLVLHALSTKSASAKELAEIRKLLDDVEANQKGKPS, encoded by the coding sequence ATGACTGAATTCAAAGACCTACGTCCAACCGATGCGGAACTACAACTGCTGAAAATTTTATGGGAGCGCGGACCGAGCACTGTCCGCGAAGTCCACGAAGCATTAAACCAAACCAAACCAACGATGTATACCACAGTTTTGAAAACGCTCCAGATTATGACTGAAAAGAGGTTAGTTCAGCGTGACGAGCAACAACGGGCGCACGTTTATCGAGCAGCCATTGAGCGCGAATCAACCCAGCGAAAAATCGTTTCCGATCTCATGGAACGGTTATTTGACGGTTCAGCCAGGCAACTGGTACTCCACGCGTTGTCAACCAAATCCGCTTCAGCCAAAGAGCTGGCTGAAATCAGGAAACTGCTTGATGACGTCGAGGCCAACCAGAAAGGAAAGCCATCATGA
- a CDS encoding polysaccharide deacetylase family protein translates to MKLKPILFLCFAISFILPTLAAGPGKPVEKKQRFVAVTFDDLPSPEKLEVQPLETLTRRLLKTFTDHEIPVVGFVNEGKLEVENEKAARTRVLKLWTDAGFELGNHTYSHPYFFKKPLAEFEENVLKGEPVTRKLLAEKGMTLRYFRHPFLSTGLDTATKTAFEKFLAERGYTVAPVTIDNSDWLFAGVYADAQKRGDTETMRRVAEAYVPYLERVFEFHEKLSREVVGYEVRQILLLHANLLNADHFGKVVEMMKRRGYKFISLEEALQDKAYQLPDTYIGANGISWLQRWAITRGGKYREEPTLPKFVSEKWAWIAEEKLKQEKR, encoded by the coding sequence ATGAAACTCAAACCAATTCTTTTCCTTTGTTTTGCCATCTCCTTTATTCTGCCCACGCTGGCCGCCGGACCAGGGAAGCCGGTTGAGAAAAAACAGCGATTTGTTGCAGTGACGTTTGACGACCTGCCATCACCGGAAAAACTTGAAGTTCAGCCACTTGAAACACTTACTCGTCGTCTTCTCAAAACATTCACCGACCATGAAATCCCGGTGGTTGGGTTTGTCAATGAAGGCAAGCTGGAAGTCGAGAACGAAAAAGCCGCTCGCACCCGAGTTCTGAAACTCTGGACGGATGCCGGGTTCGAACTTGGAAATCATACCTATTCACATCCCTACTTTTTCAAGAAACCACTGGCTGAATTCGAGGAAAATGTTCTCAAGGGCGAACCGGTTACCAGGAAGCTACTGGCTGAAAAAGGCATGACATTGCGCTACTTCCGCCATCCTTTTTTGAGCACCGGGCTGGATACAGCAACGAAGACCGCCTTTGAGAAATTTCTGGCGGAACGTGGCTATACCGTTGCTCCCGTCACGATTGACAATTCCGACTGGCTGTTTGCGGGTGTCTATGCCGATGCCCAGAAACGCGGCGATACCGAAACAATGCGACGAGTGGCAGAAGCGTATGTGCCCTATCTGGAACGGGTTTTCGAGTTTCACGAGAAACTGTCCCGTGAGGTTGTCGGGTATGAAGTGCGCCAGATTTTGCTCCTGCACGCCAATTTGCTCAATGCCGACCATTTCGGCAAAGTGGTCGAAATGATGAAACGACGTGGATATAAATTCATTTCCCTGGAGGAAGCGCTACAGGACAAAGCCTATCAATTGCCTGATACCTACATCGGCGCTAACGGTATTTCGTGGCTGCAACGCTGGGCCATCACCAGAGGCGGGAAATATCGTGAAGAACCCACACTTCCCAAATTCGTCTCAGAGAAATGGGCCTGGATCGCTGAAGAAAAGCTGAAGCAGGAAAAACGATAA